AAACACCACGTGCACACCAAGTACTCGTTTACACGCTCGCAGGCGCAGGATGCCAAGGAACCCACCCAGAAACACGATGACAGGGATGTGCCTGGGTGCGCTCCCCTAGTACCGATTCCGCAGTCGACCAACCGTCCAGCCAGAGCTTCACGTTCGCCTTCGCCCCGCGCCCAGCTGTCTCAAGCCCACAGCCCGAAAAGCGGGCGGGACTCTATGAAGGCACTGAGCGACCTCCTGCTAGACACTGGCCAGCAAGCATCGTCTTCAAAGGTGAGCTGCTATTTGGCCGGGGAGTCAGGCTGCAGATGTAGCATTTGGAGCACCAAGTGTCGTAATTTGTGCGACGCCAAGCATTTCCTTCCACTGCGTCCTTAACTGGCAGGATAAACGTTAGGTCTACGCTGAATGGCAGTCATCTGAATGTAGCCCATGTTGACTCCCTTCCCTTTTTAAACATTTATGACGACCATGCTCGCAGTGAAGCGATGACGGCCACAGCTTCACAGGAACATTGCAGACAAGGTAACTGAGATAACCAAAGCAGGACATATTTGTTCCACGCTGTAGTATCTTGAACTATAGAGTGCCACCAATAACCTTAAGTTAGCTTGATGCTTCAGCAAGCTCTATCTGTGTCACTTAGTCCCTGCAGGCGTTATGGCGCTGCGCTGCCTCCCTATGCGACGCCAAGCATTTCCTTCCACTGCGTCCTTAATTGGCAGGATAAACGTTAGGTCTACGCCGAATGGCAGTCATCTGAATGTAGCCCATGTTGACTCCCTTCCCTTTTTAAACATTTATGACGACCATGCTCGCAGTGAAGCGATGACGGCCACAGCTTCACAGGAACATTGCAGACAAGGTAACTGAGATAACCAAAGCAGGACATATTTGTTCCACGCGGTAGTATCTTGAACTATAGAGTGCCACCAATAACTTTAAGTTAGCTTGATGCTTCAGCAAGCTCTATCTGTGTCACTTAGTCCCTGCAGGCGTTATGGCGCTGCGCTGCCTCCCTATGCTAGTTTTACACGTGCGATAAAGCGTCCTACCGCGGACAGAATCTCTAGGACACCCGAATGGAATCGAAAGCGCATACCTTTGTTGTAGGAGAGTCGTTCAAAGAAACACTTGTCGAATGGAAGTTGGACTTCAATTCGGTCATGTGTGCTAGAAAACTAGGCTACTACTGGTTTACATCGCGCTTATGGGCCAATGTCACCAGACTTGCGTCCATGAGCCTTCTATCCGCAATAACACCGATACAAACGTGTCGAGATATTTACGTAGGTTGAGAAGAGCGGGCTGGAAATGACAGCAGAACATTGCGTGAATTTAAAATAGTGCTCGACGTAAAAATTTTCTTTGTGATAAAATTGCGATTATAAGCGGCCATCACTATTGACCTACTTTGTGCTTCTTGCCCTTGGAAAGATAAATTGAAATTAAGAACGCTAGAATTCATCCTCATCCTCGAGCACAAATTCGGTGTGTACTGACAAGCAGACTTGCACTGCAGGGATGGCTGCTCGTGCTTTGTATCTCAGGCAGACGATGCTTATGTCTATTGAGTGTGACGGGATCCGTGCATATCGAGATAAGCACAAAGCAATTCATCAAAccacatttatgttttgttttttaagCTAGAATAAACTACTTTTTTCACAAGAGGGCCTTGGAATCGCCTGAGTGCTCAGCATTCCCCAGAGGTGGACACGCACTCTGTGTATCCGAAGACGTTCGCACTTGCAAGAGGAGGGTTTACTCTCTTTTTTATTCTCACATAGGCTAATTCGGCAGCACCATGCGAGCCGTGCTTATTAGCTAAGTTTGGTAGTGCCTTCCGCAGACGGGAAGTGGTGATTACTGTATAACTTTTAATTACAGCTCTATTGCTACGTTAATGCATGTTGTAACAGTGCTAACAGTTGATATTCTGTATTCGTTATTGCACCCGAGCTGAAGAATTTTCCTTAAAAATTGTTCCAAGTTTCTTGGGGGTCACCTCGATTCAGAGATCCTGATCTGCTTCGCGAATCGCAGATTTTGGATTGCGTTCATCAAAATGAACAGTAGATAGGCGTAATCACAGGATACCGctgcaaaagaaaagcaaaatgcATTCTAAATCATAGTTTTACTTGAAGTGCTGCTCAGAAAACTTAGAATCACAATGGAGCCTTGTGGCTTATCGATGAAGCATCTGAGTGATCCATTCCAACAGAAATTACTCGCGCACCTTTGCCCCACGGCTATTGCTGACTGGTGCACTTAAAGAAGTCTAGTGGAATCCTGCGAAATATATTTTTCTTTCAGCACTGCGTGCCACAGAAAATTCGCTCTCCTTGAACCAAAGATCAGCAGTACATGCGTGGTTTGATCTTTCACATGAACTCGAGCAAAACATTGGCTGCGAACCGATGACTCAGCTGGTGATTTTTCTGAACACTTCAATATTAAGAAGGCTTACAGGACAGTAGTAATTCAAGATTCAGGCTGCTCCTAAATGCCCCGTTTGGGGTGTTGGCGAGATAAAGTAGCATGCGTTATAAGAAagtaaaatattaataataataatattattaataacaataattggttttgaggggaaggaaatagcgcagtatctgtctcatatatcgttggaggtctgaaccgcgccgtaagggaagcgataaaggagggagtgaaagaagaaaggaagaaagaggtgccgtagttgagggctccggaataatttcgaccacctggggatctttaacgtgcactgacatcgcacagcacacgggcgccttagcattttgcctccataaaaacgcagccgccgcggtcgggttcgaacccgggaactgaggATAAGtggccgagcaccctaaccactgagccaccgcggcgggtagaaagcAAAACGGGAAACCCAAATACTACAGAAAGCAAATTAACGATAACATTTAATACCCCAGcacaacaaatgaaaacatcCAACCAGGTTGGATGTCGACAAGCCATTGGTCTAATTATTCGCGCTGTTCAAATGTCCGACCCCTGAGGATGCGCTGTCATTGTTTCAGCTGTCGACCACACATAGGACCTCCAGTCGCCCCAGGCGGAGGTGGCCGCTTGAGGTCCAGGTACTGGCCACCGTGCTGGTGGGCGGTGCTCTTCTGGCCTTCACCTTCTTCCTGTTCCCAATGAGACGCCAAGAAAAAGCGGTGCATTGCTTGACAACGTCCTGCGCGTACCACAGGTGAAGCAACGGCCGACAGATTTACCGCCATAGCATTGTGCGAAGGTTTATTATCTTCTAGTTTGCGTACAGATATGCATTCTGCTTGTTATGCATTTATGACTCAATAGCATACAAATGATACAGCCAGTGTTAAATGGCTCACTATGTACCTGAGCAATATGGGCTGTTTATGAACACAGGGGAGCTCCCAAAGTCAACGCTGTTGTTTTTATGATCGGCCAAAGGCAGGCGCCCGGGGCATAAACGtggcataaaaaaacaaaatgggCGGCGGAAATTCCTGTGGCGCTAGCTGAAGCGACAGACACATCCACAAAAAGATAAACGAAACAAGGTGGATTGTAACTGACTTAGTGCATTACTCTGACGGGATAAACCCAACAAACGGACAAGCACACGAACAGGGCACGACACGAAGGGAGCCCGGTGTTGACCCCTGTTGATGAATGTCTGCTGCGATGAGCTCACGAAACGGGCATGACACGAAGTAGGGCCTGTATTTCGTTATCATCATGCCTCTCTTCTGCTAATTTGATCCACAAAAAAGGCAGGACATGAAGGGAGTCCTGTGTAGTCTCCTATCTTCACGCTTTTCAGTCTGCTGGGGCGACCACAAGAAAACAGCATGAAACAAAAGGAGCCCTGCGTACTCCGCTATGAAAAAGAGGAATTAGGATCCATGCCTGTCTGTCTGCTGGGTTCACCCTATAGCCGTTGTGCAGGAACTAGCCCCGCTACAACAATCTAAACCTCAAAAAGATCGCTAACCACCCACTACGCGCGTAGCGAACAATTTCGTGGTCCAATGTCCTAAAAGATTCAAATGGGGCCAAAAATGCGCAACAAACGTGAATTTTCTGTGCATTAAAATGCCCTCATAGAAGCACTGGTTGCCGCTTTTATGCTACTAAAAAATAAGCTTGAGGAGATCCAAAACAGCTTAGATTCTAGAGCGAAATCTACGTAACTAATTGGATGCAGACTGCAGCTGCCTCTAAAGATGAGTAATGTTTGTGCTTTAGTGCGAGCTTTGGTGCTCGCAATATTAAACGAAGTTCACCGCGGTTGTGGTCTGCATGCACCGAAAGCAAGCTGGGATGTCACTTCGCAACATTGTGCCATGTTTTGATGCTTGCATTGTGG
This region of Amblyomma americanum isolate KBUSLIRL-KWMA chromosome 5, ASM5285725v1, whole genome shotgun sequence genomic DNA includes:
- the LOC144133783 gene encoding uncharacterized protein LOC144133783, whose translation is MSSPEATTPKGVQRTSCGVAVAARHDEGALSVALTSQDPTRSPSTPAAEQKTIAQSDRPQRSVHPASSKAQRAPAEEQCLSPTSKKAPSVAASPTASMALSTPQRVKPSGKKPSAYSSSRAPLDSSIAGPNSAQDAKEPTQKHDDRDVPGCAPLVPIPQSTNRPARASRSPSPRAQLSQAHSPKSGRDSMKALSDLLLDTGQQASSSKLSTTHRTSSRPRRRWPLEVQVLATVLVGGALLAFTFFLFPMRRQEKAVHCLTTSCAYHR